A genomic region of Bernardetia sp. ABR2-2B contains the following coding sequences:
- a CDS encoding O-acetyl-ADP-ribose deacetylase — translation MSIKLSLKRGDITKIPVGAIVNAANTSLLGGGGVDGAIHRAGGKEILEECIKIRNKQGGCKTGEAVYTTAGNLPAKYVIHTVGSVWQDGEHGERELLANCYKNSLEITQELETKSISFPNISTGVYKFPKEEAAEIALNTVNEFVKQSNSSILEEIVFVCFDEENYKIYERLMMIESL, via the coding sequence ATGTCAATTAAACTTTCATTAAAAAGAGGAGATATTACTAAAATACCTGTTGGTGCTATCGTAAACGCTGCCAACACATCACTTTTGGGAGGTGGTGGAGTAGATGGAGCAATTCACAGGGCAGGAGGAAAAGAAATCTTGGAGGAATGTATTAAAATACGTAACAAACAAGGAGGTTGCAAGACAGGAGAAGCCGTTTATACAACAGCAGGAAACCTACCAGCCAAGTATGTCATTCATACAGTAGGTTCGGTTTGGCAAGATGGCGAACACGGAGAAAGAGAGCTTTTAGCTAATTGCTATAAAAACTCTTTAGAAATTACTCAAGAATTAGAAACTAAATCGATTTCATTTCCAAACATCAGCACAGGAGTTTATAAGTTTCCAAAAGAAGAAGCAGCCGAAATTGCATTAAATACAGTAAATGAATTTGTAAAACAAAGTAACAGTTCTATTTTAGAAGAAATAGTTTTTGTTTGTTTTGATGAAGAGAATTATAAAATTTATGAGCGATTAATGATGATTGAAAGTTTATAA
- a CDS encoding metallophosphoesterase family protein, with the protein MYQKHIKILEKPQGKRFAIGDIHGCSKTFKALVEDKIQLTKSDNLFLLGDYIDKGSDSTGVIDYIFYLQENGYQVFPLLGNHELNLLEASQQYNERTFKHFLRMNKNKDIVDEQMKIKPKYLEFFNSLPYYYELEDYHLVHAGFDFRNPNPFQNHNAMLYIRRFEVKKELLKGKKIVHGHQPTNLKAIQKSIANNASVIPLDNGCTYTKPHKIFDYNQLGNLCCLNLDSLELIIQENIEK; encoded by the coding sequence ATGTATCAAAAACATATCAAAATACTAGAAAAGCCACAAGGAAAAAGGTTTGCTATTGGCGATATTCATGGTTGTAGCAAAACGTTTAAAGCATTAGTAGAAGATAAAATACAACTTACAAAGAGTGATAATTTGTTTCTTTTGGGAGATTATATAGACAAAGGTTCTGACAGCACAGGAGTAATTGATTATATTTTTTATCTTCAAGAAAATGGCTACCAAGTTTTTCCATTACTCGGTAACCACGAACTGAACCTTTTAGAAGCTAGTCAGCAATACAACGAACGTACCTTTAAGCATTTTTTGAGAATGAATAAAAACAAAGACATTGTAGATGAGCAAATGAAAATCAAACCAAAGTATTTAGAGTTTTTCAATTCTCTACCTTATTATTATGAACTAGAAGATTATCATTTAGTACATGCAGGTTTTGATTTTCGTAATCCAAATCCTTTTCAAAACCATAATGCAATGCTTTACATCAGGCGTTTTGAAGTAAAAAAAGAACTATTGAAAGGAAAGAAAATTGTACACGGTCATCAACCAACCAACCTCAAAGCTATTCAAAAAAGTATAGCTAATAATGCATCTGTAATTCCTTTAGACAATGGCTGTACCTATACAAAACCTCATAAGATATTTGATTACAATCAGCTTGGCAATCTTTGTTGTCTAAATTTGGATAGTTTAGAACTAATTATACAGGAGAATATTGAAAAATAG
- the truA gene encoding tRNA pseudouridine(38-40) synthase TruA translates to MRYFLEVAYEGTNYHGWQAQKNTPKTIQAIVEDGLSKILRKETPIMGSGRTDTGVHCKKQFAHFDTDNKIDTENLKYRMNSFLPPQIAITNILPVLETAHARYDAFLRTYHYHVVLEKNPFLTNHAYFHRKKRDLDENSFDRMNEAAKFLLKHKNFESFSRVKTQVNHFECDISKAIWTKEKGSQADYWRFTISANRFLRGMVRAVVGSLFLVGERQIEIEDFEKIILDKNRKSAGFSVPSEGLFLVDVEYPKEIFV, encoded by the coding sequence ATGCGTTATTTTTTAGAAGTCGCTTATGAAGGCACAAACTATCACGGCTGGCAAGCTCAAAAAAACACTCCCAAAACTATTCAAGCCATCGTTGAAGATGGTTTGTCTAAAATTTTGAGGAAGGAAACTCCTATTATGGGAAGTGGCAGAACAGATACAGGGGTTCATTGCAAAAAACAGTTTGCTCATTTTGATACAGATAATAAAATAGATACAGAGAATTTGAAGTATAGAATGAATAGTTTTTTACCTCCTCAAATTGCCATTACCAATATTTTGCCTGTCTTGGAAACGGCACATGCTCGTTATGATGCTTTCTTGCGTACTTATCATTATCATGTAGTTCTTGAAAAGAATCCATTCTTGACAAATCACGCTTATTTTCACAGAAAAAAAAGAGATTTGGATGAAAACAGTTTTGATAGAATGAATGAAGCAGCAAAATTTTTATTAAAACACAAAAACTTTGAATCTTTCAGTAGAGTAAAAACACAAGTCAATCATTTTGAGTGTGATATAAGTAAGGCTATTTGGACAAAAGAAAAAGGAAGTCAAGCAGATTATTGGCGTTTTACGATTTCAGCAAATCGTTTTTTGAGAGGAATGGTCCGTGCCGTGGTGGGTTCTCTTTTTTTAGTAGGAGAAAGACAAATAGAAATTGAAGATTTTGAAAAAATTATCTTAGATAAAAATAGAAAATCAGCAGGTTTTTCTGTTCCTTCGGAGGGGCTTTTTTTGGTAGATGTGGAATATCCGAAAGAGATTTTTGTGTAA
- a CDS encoding 2-phosphosulfolactate phosphatase, with protein sequence MKQNTKPTLEICLTPDAVSFIDLTGKIAVIVDIFRATSTMVAGLANGVEHIIPVANVADALHYKSEGYITAGERNGEKVEGFDIGNSPFEHMEQESQKIVMTTTNGTQAIEAVKNTAEQVIIGAFSNLKAVTNYLKTQNKDIVIVCAGWKGRFNAEDSLFAGALALKLKNDFWWEGDETLFASHSYTSVKKNLLKILKHSSHYKRLEEKGVEKDMEFCLEMDKFDNVPILKDNFLVNS encoded by the coding sequence ATGAAGCAAAATACAAAACCAACACTAGAAATTTGTCTTACTCCTGATGCAGTTTCTTTTATAGACTTAACAGGGAAAATTGCTGTTATAGTAGATATTTTTAGAGCAACTTCTACAATGGTAGCAGGTCTAGCAAACGGTGTAGAACATATTATTCCTGTGGCAAATGTTGCCGATGCTTTACACTATAAATCAGAAGGCTACATAACAGCAGGTGAACGCAACGGAGAAAAAGTAGAGGGATTTGATATTGGAAACTCTCCCTTCGAACACATGGAACAAGAAAGTCAGAAAATAGTAATGACAACGACTAATGGCACACAAGCCATTGAAGCCGTAAAAAATACAGCCGAACAAGTTATTATTGGAGCATTTTCTAATCTAAAAGCAGTAACTAATTATCTCAAAACTCAAAATAAAGACATTGTCATTGTTTGTGCAGGTTGGAAAGGACGTTTCAACGCAGAAGATTCTTTATTTGCTGGGGCATTAGCTCTAAAACTCAAAAATGATTTTTGGTGGGAAGGCGACGAGACTCTTTTTGCTTCTCACTCTTATACTTCTGTTAAGAAAAACCTATTGAAAATATTAAAGCATTCTTCTCATTACAAAAGATTAGAGGAAAAGGGGGTAGAAAAAGATATGGAGTTTTGTCTGGAAATGGATAAATTTGATAATGTACCCATTTTGAAAGATAATTTTTTAGTCAATTCTTAA
- a CDS encoding cysteine desulfurase: MLTATDKKFDINKIREEFPILNQDIQGKPLIYFDNAATTQKPKSVIDALSNYYLKINSNVHRGAHTLAERATDAFEQTRKAAQKFINSPSEEQVIFTRGTTESINLVAQSYGRMVLKEGDEIIISSLEHHSNIVPWQIVASQTGAKIKVIPVFDNGELDMEGYKNLLSEKTKIVAVVHVSNALGTINPIKEIVQKAHEVGAKVVVDGAQASPHLEIDVQDLDVDFYALSGHKVYAPTGIGLLYGKKELLEAMPPYMGGGEMIKDVSFDVSTYNVLPYKFEAGTPNIADTVALRLAFEFVNNLTKSDIIAHEQMLLDYGTKQLSAIKGLKIIGTAKEKASVISFIVDGVHHYDMGLMLDANGIAIRTGHHCTQPLMKRMNLEGTARASFALYNTKEEIDTFAETLEMVIERLR; encoded by the coding sequence ATGCTTACTGCAACAGATAAAAAATTCGATATAAATAAAATAAGAGAAGAGTTTCCAATTCTCAATCAAGATATACAAGGCAAACCATTGATTTATTTTGACAATGCAGCCACTACTCAAAAGCCAAAATCAGTAATCGATGCGCTTTCAAATTATTACTTAAAAATTAATTCGAATGTTCATCGTGGGGCGCACACACTTGCCGAACGTGCAACAGATGCCTTTGAGCAGACACGAAAAGCAGCTCAAAAGTTTATCAACTCTCCTTCTGAAGAACAAGTTATTTTTACTCGTGGAACTACTGAAAGCATAAACTTAGTGGCTCAATCGTATGGTAGAATGGTTTTGAAAGAAGGCGATGAAATTATTATTTCTAGCTTAGAACATCATTCTAATATTGTTCCTTGGCAGATTGTAGCTTCTCAAACAGGCGCAAAAATAAAAGTAATTCCTGTTTTTGATAATGGCGAATTGGATATGGAAGGCTATAAAAATCTTCTTTCAGAAAAAACAAAAATTGTTGCTGTTGTTCACGTTTCGAATGCGCTAGGTACAATTAATCCAATAAAAGAAATTGTTCAAAAAGCTCACGAAGTAGGTGCAAAAGTAGTCGTTGATGGCGCACAAGCTAGTCCACATTTAGAAATCGATGTACAAGATTTGGATGTGGATTTTTATGCACTTTCTGGTCATAAAGTGTATGCACCAACAGGAATTGGTCTTTTGTATGGAAAAAAAGAACTTTTGGAAGCAATGCCACCTTATATGGGAGGAGGAGAGATGATAAAAGATGTTTCTTTTGATGTTTCTACGTATAATGTTTTGCCTTACAAATTTGAAGCAGGAACGCCAAATATTGCTGATACAGTTGCTTTGCGCTTGGCGTTTGAGTTTGTAAACAATCTTACCAAAAGTGATATTATTGCCCACGAACAAATGCTTTTGGATTATGGAACAAAACAACTTTCTGCCATAAAAGGACTAAAAATAATCGGTACAGCCAAAGAAAAAGCAAGTGTAATTTCATTTATTGTAGATGGCGTTCATCATTACGATATGGGTCTGATGCTTGATGCAAACGGAATTGCTATCCGAACAGGTCATCATTGTACGCAGCCTTTAATGAAACGAATGAACTTGGAAGGAACGGCTCGTGCTTCATTTGCACTCTACAATACAAAAGAAGAAATTGATACCTTTGCTGAAACTCTTGAAATGGTTATTGAGAGATTGAGGTAA
- a CDS encoding cation transporter — translation MQKTLFKISKMDCPSEENLIRMKLDNIPSIKNLDFDIPNRELSVFYEENDNTEEINQIEKSLLELNLGAKKIKTEKSEQELFTENQNQRKLLWIVLAINFTFFVIEIITGIFSKSMGLVADSLDMLADAFVYGISLLAVGKSLIQKQKVAKLAGYFQIVLACIGFIEILRRFFGNEELPNFQTMILISFLALLANGICLYLMQKSKSKEEVHMKASLIFTSNDIIINTGVIIAGLLVNWLSSSLPDLIIGAIVFILVVQGAIRILKLSK, via the coding sequence ATGCAAAAAACACTTTTCAAAATTTCAAAAATGGATTGTCCTTCAGAGGAAAATCTGATTCGTATGAAATTAGATAATATTCCAAGTATCAAAAACCTTGATTTTGATATTCCTAATCGTGAATTAAGTGTTTTTTATGAAGAAAACGACAATACAGAAGAAATAAATCAGATAGAAAAATCTCTTTTAGAGCTAAATCTAGGAGCAAAAAAAATCAAAACTGAAAAATCAGAACAAGAACTTTTTACAGAAAACCAAAACCAAAGAAAATTACTTTGGATAGTTTTGGCTATCAATTTTACTTTTTTTGTAATTGAAATAATAACAGGCATTTTTTCAAAATCAATGGGACTAGTAGCTGATAGCTTGGATATGTTAGCTGATGCTTTTGTGTACGGAATTAGTCTTTTGGCAGTAGGAAAATCACTTATTCAAAAGCAGAAAGTAGCCAAACTAGCAGGTTATTTTCAGATTGTTTTGGCGTGTATTGGCTTTATAGAAATCTTGAGACGTTTTTTTGGAAATGAAGAATTACCTAATTTTCAGACGATGATACTTATTTCTTTTTTAGCTTTATTAGCCAATGGAATTTGTCTTTATTTAATGCAAAAATCAAAAAGTAAAGAAGAAGTACACATGAAAGCAAGTTTGATTTTTACTTCCAACGACATAATTATCAACACAGGAGTAATAATAGCAGGACTTTTAGTAAATTGGCTGAGTTCTAGTTTACCTGATTTGATTATCGGAGCGATTGTTTTTATTCTTGTTGTTCAAGGTGCAATCCGAATTTTGAAGTTGAGTAAATAG
- a CDS encoding chloride channel protein, whose amino-acid sequence MFNFFETYSDKLHTLFTRYSKKINGYIIRFLIWKGEYISDKNFLLVVSIFIGILAGMAAMFLRTTVLWVEHSLASSSQFSENYNYGLLFYPTVGLLITAFLSNVVFKTNFGHGFTDILYSISKKDGKINFSDIYSRMIGAVFTVGFGGSAGLEAPIVMSGAAIGSNMSTEMLLAKKKRILLIACGVAGTIAAIFDAPVGGVIFAAEVILFDVSIANIVPILLASVAAKLTALLLGGDDALFTFRLKDAFQTIDVPYCIVLGIACGFLSLYFMEVVKRINKLADKIPNPYLKAFIGGLFLSALIVVFPPVYGEGTMLLKSLLSGSEIVIFANSIIFKELPPQSLFLGYVLVMLLFKCVASAITIAAGGSGGTFAPSLFLGGVLGFTFARIVNITGWESLSESNFILFGMCAAICGVQYAPLAAIFLIAELTGSYELFVPLMLTSAVTYITVTYFEPHSPYTRELIEKGDIIKGDQDKKVLSKLKINKLIEKDFKPVPEKGTLKDLVNVIKLSHRNLFPVLNEDKQFVGMIQLNDVRKLIFEPSNYETIALRDLMQRPSEIVEYGETMDTVMHKFENSGAWNLPVIKKGKYLGFVSKSTIFNKYREGMQQENEEVW is encoded by the coding sequence TTGTTCAATTTTTTTGAAACCTATTCTGATAAACTGCATACTTTATTCACTCGTTATTCTAAAAAAATAAATGGATATATCATTCGTTTTTTGATTTGGAAGGGCGAATACATATCTGACAAAAATTTCCTTCTCGTTGTCAGTATTTTTATAGGTATTTTAGCAGGTATGGCTGCGATGTTTTTACGCACAACGGTACTTTGGGTAGAGCACAGTTTGGCTTCCTCAAGTCAGTTTTCTGAAAATTATAATTATGGATTGCTTTTCTATCCAACTGTTGGACTTTTAATTACAGCATTTTTGTCTAACGTAGTTTTTAAAACAAACTTCGGACACGGTTTTACGGATATTCTGTATTCTATTTCTAAAAAAGATGGAAAGATAAATTTTAGTGATATTTATTCTCGTATGATTGGTGCTGTTTTTACAGTTGGTTTTGGTGGTTCGGCTGGTTTAGAAGCTCCTATCGTAATGTCAGGGGCTGCCATTGGCTCAAATATGAGTACAGAAATGCTTTTGGCAAAAAAGAAACGAATCTTACTCATCGCTTGTGGTGTCGCTGGTACGATTGCAGCTATTTTTGATGCGCCAGTTGGAGGAGTTATTTTTGCAGCCGAAGTGATTTTATTTGATGTCAGTATTGCCAATATTGTTCCTATTTTACTTGCTTCGGTGGCTGCCAAGCTCACAGCCTTGCTTTTGGGTGGAGATGATGCCCTTTTTACGTTTCGCTTAAAAGATGCCTTTCAAACTATTGATGTTCCTTATTGTATCGTTTTGGGAATTGCTTGTGGATTTTTGTCTCTCTATTTTATGGAAGTTGTTAAGAGAATAAATAAATTAGCCGACAAAATCCCTAACCCTTATCTAAAAGCCTTTATTGGAGGACTGTTTTTGTCTGCTCTGATTGTAGTTTTTCCTCCTGTTTATGGAGAGGGAACAATGCTTTTGAAGTCTCTTTTGAGTGGAAGTGAAATTGTCATTTTTGCCAACAGTATTATTTTTAAAGAATTACCTCCTCAATCTTTATTTTTGGGTTATGTTTTGGTAATGCTTTTATTTAAGTGCGTTGCTTCTGCCATCACAATTGCAGCAGGTGGAAGTGGGGGTACGTTTGCACCTTCGTTATTTTTAGGGGGAGTTTTAGGATTTACTTTTGCTAGAATTGTAAATATTACAGGCTGGGAAAGTTTATCTGAAAGTAATTTTATTCTTTTTGGAATGTGTGCAGCTATATGTGGTGTTCAGTATGCTCCTTTGGCAGCTATATTTTTGATTGCCGAACTTACTGGTAGTTATGAATTATTTGTACCTCTAATGCTTACTTCGGCTGTTACGTATATTACAGTTACTTATTTCGAACCTCATTCGCCTTATACTAGAGAACTCATCGAAAAAGGAGATATTATCAAAGGAGACCAAGACAAAAAAGTGCTTAGTAAGCTCAAAATAAATAAACTTATAGAAAAAGATTTTAAACCCGTACCAGAAAAAGGAACGCTAAAAGACTTAGTAAATGTAATCAAACTAAGCCATCGTAATTTGTTTCCTGTCTTGAATGAAGACAAGCAGTTTGTAGGAATGATTCAATTAAATGATGTCAGAAAATTGATATTTGAACCTTCTAATTACGAAACGATTGCTTTACGTGATTTGATGCAACGCCCTTCTGAAATTGTAGAATATGGCGAAACAATGGACACAGTAATGCACAAATTCGAAAATAGTGGTGCTTGGAATTTGCCTGTAATTAAAAAGGGAAAATATCTAGGTTTTGTATCTAAATCTACCATTTTTAATAAATACAGAGAAGGAATGCAACAAGAAAATGAAGAGGTTTGGTAG
- the mgtE gene encoding magnesium transporter, producing MNFTLTQDYLDLFSEAVQNQNADFITSQTTILHSADISAILDELETDECHYILSLLPEQVRADIISDLDTDIRIDFLQTYAPSQVAGILDYTDSDDAADILNELPIKMREEVISHVEEPQDVMDLLHYDEDCAGGLMAKELVTANINWTVVECVEEIRRQAENVEKIYSIYVVDDNDVLLGRVGIKKLVLNRSNTKVADIYEPDIISVYSYQDEEEVANIMQKYDLEAIPVINVNKQLLGRITIDDILDVITEQAEQDIQAMAGLSEDVEEDDSVWLLSRARLPWLLIGMVGGMIGAKFIGLFEGQLIAVPAMAFFIPLITATGGNVGIQSSTLVVQALADTGGLQESLWGRLFKSFLVALINGFVIGVFVLGANVLLTGGEIILSLVVSFALFCVVIIASIMGTITPLILNKFDVNPAVASGPFITTANDLLGLAIYFSVAKLLFSMAV from the coding sequence GTGAACTTTACACTTACCCAAGACTATTTAGACTTATTTTCAGAAGCTGTACAAAATCAAAATGCAGATTTCATAACATCTCAAACTACTATTCTTCACTCAGCTGATATTTCGGCTATTTTAGATGAACTTGAGACCGATGAATGTCATTATATTTTGAGCCTTCTTCCTGAACAAGTTCGTGCTGATATTATTAGTGATTTAGATACTGATATTCGTATTGATTTTTTGCAGACCTATGCACCTTCCCAAGTGGCAGGGATATTAGATTATACTGATTCTGATGATGCAGCTGATATTTTGAATGAACTTCCCATCAAAATGAGAGAGGAAGTTATTTCTCATGTAGAAGAACCACAAGATGTAATGGATTTATTGCATTATGATGAAGATTGTGCTGGTGGTTTAATGGCAAAAGAATTGGTTACAGCAAATATAAACTGGACAGTTGTAGAATGTGTAGAAGAAATAAGAAGACAAGCTGAAAACGTAGAAAAGATTTATTCGATTTATGTAGTGGATGATAATGATGTTCTTTTAGGACGAGTAGGAATAAAAAAATTAGTCTTGAATCGTAGCAATACAAAAGTGGCTGATATTTATGAACCTGATATTATTTCGGTTTATTCATATCAAGATGAGGAAGAAGTAGCCAATATTATGCAAAAATATGATTTAGAAGCAATTCCTGTAATCAATGTCAATAAACAGCTTTTGGGTAGAATTACCATTGATGATATTTTAGATGTAATAACCGAACAAGCCGAGCAAGATATTCAAGCAATGGCTGGGCTTTCGGAAGATGTAGAAGAAGATGATAGTGTTTGGCTACTTTCTCGTGCGAGGTTGCCTTGGCTTTTGATAGGAATGGTAGGAGGAATGATAGGTGCAAAATTTATAGGTCTTTTTGAAGGACAACTAATTGCTGTTCCTGCAATGGCATTTTTTATTCCCCTTATTACTGCAACTGGTGGAAACGTTGGCATTCAGTCTTCTACCTTAGTCGTTCAAGCATTAGCAGATACAGGAGGTTTGCAAGAAAGCTTGTGGGGAAGGCTCTTCAAGTCTTTTTTAGTTGCCCTAATTAATGGTTTTGTAATTGGTGTTTTTGTTTTGGGAGCAAATGTTCTGCTTACTGGAGGAGAAATCATTCTTTCTTTAGTAGTTTCTTTTGCGCTTTTTTGTGTAGTAATTATTGCTTCTATTATGGGAACAATCACACCACTTATTTTAAATAAATTTGATGTAAATCCTGCTGTTGCTTCAGGTCCTTTTATCACAACAGCTAATGACCTTTTGGGATTAGCTATTTATTTTTCAGTAGCCAAATTGCTTTTTTCGATGGCTGTTTGA